From the Candidatus Peregrinibacteria bacterium genome, one window contains:
- a CDS encoding type II/IV secretion system protein: MVKYAEINFTKMDINNMTISANPEMRKQAVEQQISSINQELKEREVQVRSEKLGLKYINLIEAPLNPDVLLLIPKDVSHAAGIVPFYRIGNKLRVAFSDPENPTTKKAVEVLRKKFEVEEFLCSLDSLTHIQQSYEKMSYYEEEEIRAVVDENAEINLEGELLKTQSLPEEMKGAKTDIALNLLHEAVLRLGVSDIHFQPEEQRTVIRARVDGMLREICEMPHSLANDLVQQIKHDAHLKYNITNIPQDGKYTFLAKDRSIDVRVSVFPTSFGESVVLRFLDGKKGIVPFEKLGFSPHIAKKIDTAIMATNGMFLVTGPTGSGKTTTLYSSISKVNTPEKKIATLEDPVEFRLPGVLQSGIDHSVGFDFASGLRSLLRQDPDVILVGEIRDQETASAAVQASLTGHMVFSTLHTNSAADAIPRLINMGIPAFILAPALRTIAAQRLVRTICIKCKIPRAITEAEKKATAPVIERLNKINVQIKMPNELAEGKGCDRCCGTGFRGETAVVEILEVTENIRALMFSDYSSESIKSVARENGMLTMWEEGLYKILLGQTTLEELSRKVEKT, encoded by the coding sequence ATGGTAAAATATGCAGAAATAAATTTCACAAAAATGGACATCAACAACATGACGATTAGTGCGAACCCTGAAATGCGAAAGCAGGCAGTTGAGCAGCAAATTTCGTCTATCAATCAAGAACTCAAAGAACGAGAGGTTCAGGTGCGTTCCGAAAAATTGGGGCTCAAATATATCAATCTCATAGAGGCGCCACTGAATCCCGATGTTCTTCTCCTTATTCCCAAAGATGTTTCACATGCGGCTGGGATTGTTCCATTTTATCGTATTGGAAATAAGCTTCGAGTGGCTTTTTCTGACCCCGAAAATCCCACAACAAAAAAAGCGGTGGAAGTCCTTCGGAAAAAATTTGAAGTGGAAGAATTTCTCTGTTCTCTCGATTCGCTTACACATATTCAACAATCGTACGAAAAAATGTCGTACTACGAAGAAGAAGAAATTCGGGCGGTGGTTGATGAGAATGCGGAAATCAATTTGGAAGGAGAGCTTTTAAAAACGCAGAGTCTTCCAGAAGAAATGAAGGGTGCCAAAACGGATATTGCCCTCAATCTTCTTCATGAAGCGGTACTTCGTCTTGGTGTTTCTGACATTCATTTTCAACCAGAAGAACAGCGAACGGTTATCCGTGCACGAGTTGATGGCATGCTCCGAGAAATTTGTGAAATGCCACATTCTCTTGCCAACGATCTTGTTCAGCAAATTAAGCATGATGCTCATCTCAAGTACAATATCACCAATATTCCGCAAGATGGGAAATATACGTTTCTCGCAAAAGACAGAAGTATTGACGTTCGTGTTTCTGTTTTTCCCACGAGTTTTGGAGAGAGTGTTGTTCTTCGTTTTCTCGATGGAAAGAAAGGGATTGTACCCTTTGAAAAGCTTGGATTTTCTCCACATATTGCCAAAAAAATTGATACCGCCATTATGGCGACCAATGGCATGTTTCTCGTGACTGGTCCTACTGGTTCGGGAAAAACAACAACGCTCTATTCTTCCATTTCAAAGGTAAATACGCCGGAGAAGAAAATCGCCACATTGGAGGATCCTGTAGAGTTTCGCCTGCCAGGAGTGCTTCAGAGTGGTATTGATCATAGTGTTGGATTCGATTTCGCTTCGGGACTTCGTTCGCTTCTTCGTCAAGATCCGGATGTTATTCTTGTGGGAGAAATTCGCGATCAGGAAACGGCAAGTGCGGCGGTGCAGGCTTCTCTCACGGGACACATGGTTTTTTCAACGCTTCATACAAATTCTGCGGCAGATGCCATTCCGCGGCTTATTAACATGGGAATTCCGGCATTTATTCTTGCACCTGCGCTTCGTACGATAGCGGCACAGCGTCTTGTGCGCACGATATGCATTAAGTGTAAAATACCTCGCGCTATTACAGAAGCCGAAAAAAAGGCGACTGCTCCGGTAATAGAACGTTTGAACAAAATTAATGTTCAAATAAAAATGCCAAATGAGTTAGCGGAAGGAAAAGGGTGTGATCGCTGTTGTGGAACTGGATTTCGCGGAGAAACGGCAGTAGTGGAAATTTTGGAGGTCACAGAAAATATTCGAGCACTCATGTTTTCAGACTATTCTTCTGAAAGTATCAAGAGTGTGGCGCGCGAAAATGGCATGCTCACTATGTGGGAAGAAGGACTCTATAAAATTCTTTTGGGACAAACCACTCTCGAAGAACTCTCACGAAAAGTGGAAAAAACGTAA
- a CDS encoding isoaspartyl peptidase/L-asparaginase, translating to MSYQIILHGGANDLTEEKGIRQEACERIADEAEKMLKENASTLDVCEKTVCLLENNPLFNAGTGSYLQIDGKPRMDACLMTSKLQLGAVIQITDVQNPISVARKLLELDFHSTLSGEGASRFAAEYGFLPKSVITENQNANFLSAQKKLKGDISYKNLIQSFHLSGADKLGTVGCVVRDTNGLIVAGTSTGGLKVCFPGRVGDSPLVGAGNYANSFCGVSCTGIGEKIMRLSLARLVSFFIENKETVQNACQKAITQLGEIQGDGGVIAISHFGEIGFSFNTKTMSSAHREG from the coding sequence ATGTCGTATCAAATTATTCTCCACGGAGGAGCAAATGATCTCACAGAAGAAAAAGGAATTCGCCAAGAGGCATGCGAGCGCATCGCCGATGAGGCAGAAAAAATGCTCAAAGAAAATGCCTCCACTCTTGATGTATGTGAAAAGACAGTGTGCCTCTTAGAAAACAATCCACTCTTTAATGCTGGAACCGGTTCGTATCTTCAGATTGATGGAAAACCACGAATGGATGCCTGTCTTATGACGAGTAAACTTCAGCTCGGAGCGGTTATTCAAATTACAGATGTGCAAAATCCTATTTCTGTAGCACGAAAACTTTTAGAACTCGATTTTCATTCCACTCTTTCTGGAGAAGGAGCAAGCCGGTTTGCGGCGGAATACGGATTTTTGCCAAAATCAGTAATTACCGAAAACCAAAATGCGAATTTCTTGAGCGCACAAAAAAAACTTAAGGGAGATATATCGTACAAAAATCTTATTCAATCTTTTCACCTTTCTGGCGCAGATAAACTCGGAACAGTGGGCTGTGTGGTGCGTGACACAAACGGACTCATTGTGGCGGGAACTTCCACAGGAGGACTTAAAGTGTGTTTCCCCGGAAGAGTAGGAGATTCTCCTCTTGTGGGCGCGGGAAACTATGCGAACTCCTTTTGTGGGGTTTCGTGCACCGGAATTGGAGAAAAAATTATGCGCCTCTCATTGGCACGACTCGTCTCTTTTTTCATAGAAAACAAAGAAACTGTTCAGAATGCCTGTCAAAAGGCAATCACTCAACTTGGAGAAATCCAAGGAGATGGTGGAGTTATTGCGATTTCCCACTTTGGAGAAATAGGTTTCTCGTTTAACACCAAAACCATGTCCTCCGCCCATCGAGAAGGATAG
- a CDS encoding WecB/TagA/CpsF family glycosyltransferase: MALGALLKFWLFKKTDYNAFAEDFSESREYPWQEAELFRDILRKQHYRTGGQKKLLVLDAGCGNGRHVPELEKAGAEVVGIDQSEKLIEFAKKKYSGRTFLTGDMQDLPFVDRSFDAVFAFASLPHLSTKKAREKALTEIFRILKPGGFFGGTTWNLEQDRFQNARASARWRRYIFPWWSKKDIVIPWGNKKIPRLYHAFSADDIQELLIQTGFEETECSKGEKTDHNLIFWGYRPKRVSVLGVPFDVTDFKSALQKLHEYAKGNRQFFVTTPNPEMCIAAEKDSDFLRVLQSAHFSIPDGIGILWASNFRQRYFQKLNKKNVHIIRTIFSLFHFLFFRQSHILPERIAGSDLFVEFCKSTREPIFLLGGASGSARECSRVFAGSVSGYDAGSASPKDEERIRRAINASGATVLFVAFGAPTQEKWITRNLKFLPNIRFAMGVGGSFDFVAGNQTRAPKIFQKTGMEWFWRLLKEPKKRGKRIWNAVVIFPNRIRKPKKMGLQLWEKP, from the coding sequence ATGGCACTCGGAGCACTCTTAAAATTTTGGCTTTTCAAAAAAACGGACTATAACGCCTTCGCGGAGGATTTTTCCGAAAGTCGTGAATATCCGTGGCAAGAAGCAGAACTTTTTCGAGATATCCTCCGAAAGCAACACTATCGAACCGGAGGACAAAAAAAACTTCTCGTGCTTGATGCCGGATGTGGTAATGGACGACATGTTCCAGAGCTCGAAAAAGCAGGAGCGGAAGTGGTGGGAATTGATCAGTCGGAAAAACTTATTGAGTTCGCAAAAAAGAAATACTCGGGAAGAACATTTCTCACGGGAGATATGCAAGATCTTCCTTTTGTTGATAGGAGCTTTGATGCTGTTTTTGCCTTCGCTTCCTTGCCACACCTCTCAACGAAAAAGGCAAGAGAGAAGGCGCTCACGGAAATATTTCGCATATTAAAACCCGGAGGATTTTTTGGTGGAACTACATGGAATTTAGAACAAGATCGATTTCAAAATGCCCGAGCATCTGCAAGATGGCGAAGATATATTTTTCCTTGGTGGTCAAAAAAAGACATCGTCATTCCTTGGGGCAACAAAAAAATTCCCCGACTCTACCACGCATTTTCTGCGGATGATATTCAAGAACTGCTGATTCAAACAGGGTTTGAGGAAACGGAATGTTCAAAAGGGGAAAAAACTGATCACAATCTCATCTTTTGGGGGTATCGACCGAAACGTGTTTCTGTACTCGGTGTTCCGTTTGATGTGACAGATTTTAAATCGGCACTCCAAAAACTTCACGAATACGCAAAGGGAAATCGGCAATTTTTCGTCACAACACCAAATCCCGAAATGTGTATTGCTGCAGAGAAGGATTCGGATTTTCTACGAGTCCTTCAGTCGGCACATTTCTCCATTCCCGATGGTATTGGCATTTTGTGGGCATCAAATTTTAGACAGCGTTATTTTCAAAAATTGAACAAAAAAAATGTTCATATTATAAGGACGATATTTTCCCTTTTCCATTTTCTCTTTTTCCGTCAATCGCATATTCTTCCAGAGCGAATTGCGGGAAGTGACCTCTTCGTGGAATTTTGCAAAAGCACTAGAGAACCTATTTTTCTTTTGGGAGGAGCTTCTGGATCCGCTCGAGAGTGTTCTCGCGTATTTGCCGGAAGCGTTTCGGGATACGACGCTGGCTCTGCTTCCCCAAAAGATGAAGAACGAATTCGAAGAGCGATAAATGCCTCTGGCGCAACTGTTCTTTTTGTGGCGTTTGGCGCACCAACACAGGAAAAATGGATTACACGGAATTTAAAATTCCTACCAAATATCCGTTTTGCCATGGGTGTAGGAGGAAGTTTTGACTTTGTTGCCGGAAACCAGACTCGAGCACCAAAAATTTTCCAAAAAACTGGAATGGAATGGTTCTGGCGATTACTCAAAGAACCAAAAAAACGGGGGAAAAGAATATGGAATGCAGTGGTTATCTTCCCGAACCGCATCAGAAAGCCAAAAAAAATGGGTTTACAATTGTGGGAAAAGCCTTAG
- a CDS encoding endonuclease/exonuclease/phosphatase family protein, with protein sequence MKILIYNIGYSLGLNGSTGDYIFRGLRYVYCTRKIQEKVISDITTIITDTNPDICGLLEVEQGNAFFNRINQVKELNRDGKFVVDISSKYAEKSLISKIDFLRSKSNAVLLKKPLPIHKHYFGHGIKRLLYEIVVRPDISIFLVHFSLSHRARAHQIQELRSLIRQREKVVICGDFNIFGGLHELDPLLRHTHLHVVNKRGDVTFPAVHPKIALDLFLCSKSLTVKDIQVLSGAFSDHCPVLFEFETS encoded by the coding sequence ATGAAAATTCTTATTTACAATATCGGCTACTCCTTGGGGCTTAATGGTTCGACAGGAGACTATATTTTTCGTGGTCTTCGATACGTCTACTGCACTCGAAAGATTCAGGAAAAAGTGATCTCTGACATCACCACTATTATTACCGATACAAATCCTGATATATGTGGACTTCTTGAGGTGGAGCAAGGAAATGCGTTTTTTAATCGCATTAATCAAGTAAAAGAGCTCAATCGTGACGGAAAGTTTGTGGTTGATATTAGTTCAAAATATGCGGAAAAGAGTCTAATTTCTAAAATCGATTTTTTGCGGAGCAAAAGCAATGCTGTTCTCCTGAAAAAGCCACTTCCTATCCATAAGCATTATTTTGGTCATGGCATTAAACGGCTTCTCTATGAAATTGTTGTTCGTCCTGATATTAGTATTTTTCTTGTTCATTTTTCTCTGAGTCATCGCGCTCGTGCTCACCAGATTCAAGAACTTCGGAGTTTAATACGACAACGAGAAAAGGTGGTTATTTGCGGGGATTTCAATATTTTTGGTGGACTTCATGAACTTGATCCACTTCTTCGCCATACTCATTTGCATGTGGTAAATAAGCGTGGTGATGTAACTTTCCCTGCGGTGCATCCCAAAATAGCACTCGACCTTTTTCTCTGCTCCAAAAGTCTTACTGTAAAAGATATTCAGGTGCTTTCTGGAGCTTTTTCCGATCATTGTCCAGTGCTCTTTGAATTTGAAACATCATAG
- a CDS encoding riboflavin synthase, which translates to MFTGIIETTATVLKKTDSGITVSRPHLFGDLHTGQSIAINGACLTVVRFSEKEMEFDVVPETFSRTNLGSAKLVNLERAMPANGRFEGHIVQGHIDGTAHLLDDISEDLGKRLRFQLLKDLFPFFAKKGSVCINGVSLTLASVERDFFEVVLIPHTIQETNLGKLHYGDLVNIEADIFAKLLFQWHSEHS; encoded by the coding sequence ATGTTTACCGGAATTATCGAAACAACGGCAACAGTACTCAAAAAAACGGATTCCGGTATTACTGTTTCACGACCCCATCTTTTTGGTGATCTTCACACAGGACAATCAATAGCTATAAATGGCGCTTGCCTTACCGTTGTGCGTTTTTCCGAAAAAGAAATGGAATTTGATGTCGTACCCGAAACATTTTCGCGAACAAACCTTGGCAGTGCCAAATTGGTAAACCTAGAGCGGGCTATGCCAGCAAACGGTCGTTTTGAAGGACATATTGTTCAGGGGCATATCGATGGCACAGCACATCTTCTCGATGATATTTCAGAAGACCTTGGAAAGCGACTTCGATTTCAACTTCTAAAAGACCTTTTTCCTTTTTTCGCAAAAAAAGGGTCTGTGTGTATCAATGGAGTTTCATTAACTCTTGCTTCGGTTGAAAGAGATTTTTTTGAGGTGGTTCTTATTCCGCATACCATTCAAGAAACAAATCTCGGAAAGTTACATTATGGAGACCTTGTGAACATTGAAGCGGATATTTTTGCAAAACTTCTCTTTCAATGGCACTCGGAGCACTCTTAA
- the dnaB gene encoding replicative DNA helicase yields the protein MSEKKLLPHDIGAEESVLGSILIEPISMIKISDLLNPEDFFIDGNAKIYEVISELFHAHRPVDFITVTTALSDKKYYNASEGGARLAELAAAVPSASHIFEYAQTVKKKSTLRKMIRAGDHIMSFARDESKKVEELLESAEKEVFSISQTFLKDKFVSIKEVLTSRFEVFAERHMSEEDVSGGVPTGYKGLDKYLSGLHPSDFIVLAARPSMGKTAFALSIAMNIALTKKKTVGIFSLEMSKEQLVDRMFASRLAVDSWKLQRGKLSDEDFGRMGLVMDELSNAPIFIDDSVGSSMSEVRAKARRLQMESGLDLLIIDYLQLLSSGNSAFAGNRVQEISEISRSFKALARELHIPVIALSQLSRAVEQRPSKIPALSDLRESGAIEQDADVVLMMYRDDYYDEDSDRPGITDIYIRKHRNGPVGHCELRFDLSQMRFYDIDRTHEEGG from the coding sequence ATGTCCGAAAAGAAACTACTTCCTCACGATATTGGCGCAGAAGAAAGTGTGCTTGGTTCCATTCTCATTGAGCCGATTTCCATGATCAAAATTTCCGATCTTCTTAATCCAGAAGATTTTTTTATCGATGGAAATGCAAAAATCTATGAGGTTATTTCCGAGCTCTTTCATGCTCATCGTCCTGTTGATTTCATCACGGTGACCACGGCACTGAGCGATAAGAAATACTATAATGCTTCGGAGGGAGGTGCGCGTCTTGCAGAGCTTGCCGCCGCTGTTCCTAGTGCAAGCCACATTTTTGAATATGCGCAAACGGTAAAAAAGAAATCAACTCTTCGAAAAATGATCCGTGCAGGAGATCATATTATGAGTTTTGCTCGAGATGAATCAAAAAAAGTAGAAGAACTTCTCGAATCCGCGGAAAAAGAAGTGTTCTCTATTTCACAAACTTTTCTGAAAGATAAGTTTGTTTCCATTAAGGAGGTACTCACTTCTCGATTTGAAGTTTTTGCGGAACGGCACATGTCGGAAGAAGATGTTTCAGGAGGAGTTCCTACGGGATATAAAGGACTCGACAAATATCTTTCGGGGCTTCATCCTTCCGATTTTATTGTGCTTGCTGCACGTCCTTCTATGGGAAAAACCGCATTCGCACTCTCTATTGCCATGAACATTGCTCTGACAAAAAAGAAGACTGTCGGTATTTTCTCGCTCGAAATGAGCAAGGAACAGCTTGTCGATCGTATGTTTGCGAGTCGTTTAGCCGTAGATTCGTGGAAGCTTCAGCGCGGAAAACTTTCTGATGAAGATTTTGGACGTATGGGACTCGTGATGGATGAGCTCAGCAATGCTCCCATTTTTATCGATGACTCTGTGGGAAGCTCCATGTCTGAAGTGCGTGCCAAGGCGCGGCGACTACAAATGGAGAGTGGGCTTGATCTTCTTATTATTGACTATCTTCAGCTTCTCTCCTCGGGAAACTCTGCATTTGCGGGAAATAGGGTGCAAGAAATTTCCGAAATTTCACGGAGTTTTAAGGCACTTGCTCGCGAACTCCATATTCCTGTTATAGCACTCAGTCAGCTTTCGCGTGCGGTGGAGCAACGTCCGAGTAAAATTCCAGCACTTTCGGATCTTCGTGAATCGGGTGCTATTGAGCAGGATGCAGACGTAGTACTCATGATGTATCGTGATGATTACTACGATGAAGATTCTGATCGCCCCGGAATTACCGATATTTATATTCGCAAACACCGAAATGGTCCTGTAGGACACTGCGAACTTCGGTTCGATCTCTCGCAAATGCGATTTTACGATATCGATCGTACGCATGAAGAGGGAGGTTGA
- a CDS encoding NAD-dependent epimerase/dehydratase family protein: protein MQRKRILVTGGAGFIGSNFCNTHRKNHDIIALDNLLLGDRENLHSEVSFLEGDATKKEDLQKIGSADIILHLAGSSSAPMFQDNLAEAYINSVASFVKVLEWAQEVGVKKVLYASTSSLYGNNPVPLTENQHVVPPNHYAVTKFLYEQCSACFCRTNPEIDVIGFRFMSVYGPNEEAKGKYANIVSQFAWDIARGKTPIIYGDGTQFRDFTHVSDVVQGITLAMETKEKLGAEIFNIGTGSACTLNEIVDSLAKAFEKDVLPKYIENPVKELYVHGQCADITKIRTILGYEPKMTLVEGIRDQVKNLRLEKIRETSSDYL, encoded by the coding sequence ATGCAGAGAAAAAGAATTTTGGTAACGGGCGGTGCAGGCTTTATTGGATCAAATTTTTGCAACACTCACCGCAAAAACCACGATATTATTGCGCTCGATAATCTTCTGCTTGGCGACAGGGAGAATCTTCATTCAGAAGTCTCTTTTCTTGAAGGAGATGCGACAAAGAAAGAGGATCTCCAAAAAATCGGTTCCGCAGATATTATTCTTCATCTTGCGGGAAGCTCTTCTGCTCCTATGTTTCAGGACAACCTAGCAGAAGCCTATATCAATTCTGTTGCCAGTTTTGTAAAAGTCCTTGAATGGGCACAAGAAGTCGGAGTAAAAAAAGTGCTCTACGCTTCCACTTCTTCCCTTTATGGAAATAACCCTGTTCCCCTTACAGAGAATCAGCATGTTGTTCCACCAAATCACTATGCGGTGACAAAATTTCTCTACGAACAGTGTTCTGCCTGCTTTTGTCGCACCAATCCAGAAATAGATGTTATTGGCTTTCGGTTTATGAGCGTTTACGGACCAAATGAAGAAGCAAAAGGAAAATATGCAAACATTGTTTCCCAATTCGCATGGGATATTGCGCGTGGAAAAACTCCCATTATTTATGGAGATGGTACCCAATTTCGAGACTTTACTCACGTGAGTGATGTGGTTCAAGGAATTACTCTTGCCATGGAAACAAAAGAAAAACTCGGAGCAGAAATCTTTAATATTGGCACAGGATCTGCCTGTACACTTAATGAAATTGTGGATTCTCTTGCCAAGGCATTTGAAAAAGATGTTCTTCCAAAATATATTGAAAATCCGGTTAAAGAACTCTACGTCCACGGACAATGTGCAGATATTACGAAAATAAGAACTATACTTGGCTACGAACCAAAAATGACTCTTGTGGAAGGGATACGAGATCAGGTAAAAAACCTTCGCTTAGAGAAAATTCGAGAAACAAGTTCGGACTATTTGTAG
- a CDS encoding 30S ribosomal protein S20: MPIIASAKKRMRQNDVHRVRNHANMSRMRTLYKNIGKWIESGDGEKAESFFKEAQKSIDTCAKKNLIHKNNAARKKSRIANLISGWKAKASQNSEEKKA; this comes from the coding sequence ATGCCCATTATTGCTTCCGCCAAAAAGCGCATGCGACAGAACGATGTTCATCGTGTTCGAAATCATGCAAATATGTCTCGTATGCGAACGCTTTATAAAAATATTGGAAAATGGATCGAGAGTGGAGATGGAGAAAAAGCAGAGTCTTTTTTCAAAGAGGCACAAAAATCTATTGATACTTGTGCTAAGAAAAATCTTATTCATAAAAATAATGCGGCTCGAAAAAAGTCTCGCATTGCCAACCTTATTAGCGGATGGAAAGCAAAAGCTTCTCAAAATTCAGAAGAGAAAAAGGCATAG
- a CDS encoding RNHCP domain-containing protein, producing the protein MAFYKKNEGFLCEYCGAKNSPAEKTCRNHCRICLASKHVDIDPGDRKNLCGGKMIPVGILSGNKKADFVFLYKCEYCGVERKNRSAPDDCFEAILKISQKTFFS; encoded by the coding sequence ATGGCGTTTTATAAGAAAAATGAAGGCTTTCTCTGTGAATATTGCGGAGCAAAAAATTCTCCTGCGGAAAAGACATGTCGAAACCACTGCCGAATATGCCTTGCAAGCAAGCATGTCGATATTGATCCAGGGGACAGAAAAAATCTCTGTGGTGGAAAAATGATTCCTGTTGGCATTCTTTCGGGAAATAAAAAGGCGGATTTTGTTTTTCTCTATAAATGTGAGTATTGTGGTGTAGAGCGGAAAAACCGAAGCGCTCCAGATGATTGTTTTGAAGCAATACTCAAGATTTCACAAAAGACATTTTTTTCGTAA
- a CDS encoding bifunctional phosphoribosyl-AMP cyclohydrolase/phosphoribosyl-ATP diphosphatase HisIE: MNFATNIHFSKYENGLVPVAVQHAVSGKLLMLAFANEEALEKTITTREAYFFSRSRNMLWKKGETSGNTLCIRAVRYDCDADAILYLAIPKGSTCHTGEESCFFEGETGETSAEILFGLERIIAERKASQKSDSYVSELFKKGIRKIAQKVGEEAVETILEAEMGTDEDFLNESADLLFHFLVLLSAKEKSIEDVLEVLRSRKKSEE; encoded by the coding sequence ATGAATTTTGCGACAAACATTCATTTTTCGAAATATGAAAATGGATTGGTGCCGGTAGCAGTACAACACGCGGTAAGTGGAAAACTCCTTATGCTTGCATTTGCAAATGAAGAAGCGCTCGAAAAAACAATAACGACTCGCGAGGCATATTTCTTTTCGCGTTCACGAAACATGCTTTGGAAAAAAGGGGAGACCAGTGGGAATACGTTGTGTATTCGTGCTGTTCGGTACGATTGCGATGCAGATGCGATTTTGTATCTCGCTATTCCAAAAGGATCAACTTGTCATACTGGAGAAGAATCTTGCTTTTTTGAAGGAGAAACCGGAGAAACTTCTGCGGAAATTCTTTTCGGTCTTGAGCGGATTATTGCTGAACGAAAGGCATCCCAAAAATCTGACTCGTATGTTTCAGAACTTTTTAAAAAAGGAATTCGAAAAATAGCGCAAAAAGTGGGAGAAGAGGCAGTAGAAACTATTCTCGAAGCTGAAATGGGAACAGATGAGGATTTTTTAAATGAATCCGCGGATCTCTTATTTCATTTTCTCGTGCTTCTTTCGGCAAAAGAAAAATCGATTGAAGATGTATTAGAGGTCTTGAGGAGTCGAAAGAAATCTGAGGAATAA